A region of Prochlorococcus marinus subsp. pastoris str. CCMP1986 DNA encodes the following proteins:
- the cobO gene encoding cob(I)yrinic acid a,c-diamide adenosyltransferase: protein MADEKQPASKNITSLDIQAKELGIGGRLSPETDENLYKKRMQKRKDIQSKRLQVRKTKKGLLIVFTGNGKGKTTASLGMALRTIGHGHKVAIIQFIKGGWTTGEEKALKNLSSNISWHALGEGFTWETQDRVRDEVLVKEAWHVAKKFIKDESYKLIILDEINIATKLGYLSPEEIITFVKSLDNRKNHIVLTGRGASESIINQADLVTEMKLIRHPFKEQGIKAQACVEF, encoded by the coding sequence ATGGCTGATGAGAAACAACCCGCTTCAAAAAATATAACTAGTCTTGATATTCAGGCTAAGGAACTTGGAATAGGAGGCAGGTTATCTCCTGAAACTGATGAGAATCTGTATAAAAAAAGAATGCAAAAAAGAAAAGATATTCAATCAAAGAGATTACAAGTAAGGAAAACAAAAAAAGGTTTATTAATTGTTTTTACTGGAAATGGGAAAGGGAAAACAACTGCTTCTTTAGGAATGGCGTTAAGAACTATTGGACATGGTCATAAAGTCGCAATTATTCAATTTATTAAAGGTGGTTGGACTACCGGTGAAGAAAAAGCTCTTAAAAATTTATCATCAAATATTTCATGGCATGCTTTAGGAGAGGGATTTACTTGGGAAACACAAGATAGAGTAAGGGACGAAGTATTAGTTAAAGAAGCTTGGCATGTAGCTAAAAAATTCATAAAAGATGAATCATACAAACTTATAATCCTTGATGAAATTAATATTGCAACCAAACTTGGATATCTTTCTCCAGAAGAAATAATTACATTTGTAAAAAGTCTCGATAATAGAAAAAATCACATAGTTTTAACTGGAAGAGGAGCTTCCGAATCAATCATTAATCAAGCTGATCTAGTAACAGAGATGAAATTAATTAGGCATCCTTTTAAGGAGCAAGGAATAAAAGCTCAAGCATGTGTGGAGTTTTAG
- a CDS encoding site-specific integrase codes for MNVIQEINNVNDKFATKGSKLRIEKRGETLNIRGSLPSKNDKNDFAVQRISLGLKADFNGLEEAKKKLQLITLQLELNQFDWINWVKISDKKEKKEEFKFLTRLNDFEKYFFRENKNEYLTSTRKTTWRSSYKPYINRMISIQNDTKTDNLDNIFTTTLKTYKEGSRSRKQCATSLSVLAKFLEHKLPEDWKLMAKGYGLNKASFRNLPTDEIIENLWENIPNKSWKYVFGLMATYGLRNHEVFFCDLSSLTNSGDKIIRVLPTTKTGEHQVWPFHPKWIDKFELCELGKDPELLPKINRDLRVTTLQNIGKKITDQFKRYSLKIKPYDLRHAWAVRTIFYDLPDTVAARMMGHSVSLHTQTYHHWITKRDQQQAVNNALSKYKKREIF; via the coding sequence ATGAACGTAATTCAGGAAATTAATAATGTCAATGATAAATTTGCTACTAAAGGAAGCAAACTTAGAATTGAAAAAAGAGGCGAGACATTAAATATTAGAGGTTCACTACCTTCAAAAAATGATAAAAATGACTTTGCAGTTCAACGAATATCTCTTGGACTCAAAGCAGATTTTAATGGCTTAGAAGAAGCCAAGAAAAAATTACAATTGATAACTTTGCAATTAGAGTTAAATCAATTTGATTGGATCAATTGGGTAAAAATTTCTGATAAAAAAGAAAAAAAAGAAGAATTTAAATTTTTAACTAGACTTAATGATTTTGAGAAATATTTTTTTAGGGAGAATAAAAACGAATACTTAACAAGCACTCGAAAAACAACTTGGAGAAGCTCTTATAAGCCCTACATTAATAGAATGATATCCATCCAAAATGATACGAAAACTGACAATTTAGATAATATTTTTACAACCACATTAAAAACTTATAAAGAAGGGAGCAGAAGCAGAAAACAATGCGCTACTTCCCTGAGTGTTTTAGCAAAATTTTTAGAACATAAACTTCCTGAAGATTGGAAATTAATGGCTAAGGGATATGGTCTAAATAAAGCAAGCTTTAGGAATCTTCCTACTGACGAGATAATTGAAAATCTATGGGAAAACATACCAAACAAATCATGGAAATATGTTTTCGGGCTTATGGCTACATATGGGTTAAGAAATCATGAAGTATTTTTTTGTGATTTAAGCTCCTTAACTAATTCTGGAGACAAAATCATTAGAGTTTTGCCTACTACAAAAACAGGCGAACATCAGGTTTGGCCTTTTCATCCTAAATGGATAGATAAATTTGAACTTTGTGAATTAGGCAAAGATCCAGAATTACTTCCAAAAATCAATAGAGATCTTAGAGTTACAACTTTGCAAAATATTGGAAAAAAAATAACTGATCAATTTAAACGTTATTCCCTTAAGATCAAACCTTATGACCTAAGACATGCTTGGGCAGTTAGGACGATTTTCTATGATCTACCTGATACAGTTGCCGCAAGAATGATGGGACATTCCGTCAGCCTACATACTCAAACGTACCATCACTGGATAACGAAACGAGATCAGCAACAAGCTGTTAATAATGCACTTTCAAAATATAAAAAACGTGAAATTTTTTAA
- the pyrH gene encoding UMP kinase codes for MTYKRVLLKLSGEALMGDKPYGIDPAIVQSIAEDVERVIANKVQLAIVVGGGNIFRGLKGSADGMDRATADYVGMLATVMNAISLQDGLERVGVETRVQTAIEMQEIAEPYIRRRAMRHLEKGRVVVFGGGCGNPFFTTDTTAALRAAEINAEVVMKATKVDGVYDRDPNKFKEAKKYSSLTYQQVLSDEIAVMDSTAIALCKDNNIPIMVFDIFKKGNISRAVAGESIGSLIS; via the coding sequence ATGACTTACAAAAGAGTACTTTTAAAGCTTAGTGGTGAAGCACTAATGGGAGATAAACCGTACGGTATAGACCCTGCGATAGTTCAATCAATAGCTGAAGATGTTGAGAGGGTAATTGCAAATAAAGTTCAACTTGCAATAGTTGTCGGGGGTGGCAACATATTTAGAGGACTAAAAGGTTCTGCGGATGGTATGGACAGAGCTACAGCTGATTATGTCGGAATGTTAGCAACAGTGATGAATGCTATTTCCCTTCAAGATGGATTAGAGAGAGTTGGGGTTGAAACTAGAGTACAAACGGCTATAGAGATGCAAGAAATTGCTGAACCTTACATTAGAAGAAGAGCAATGAGACATTTAGAGAAAGGAAGAGTTGTAGTTTTTGGTGGTGGTTGTGGAAATCCATTTTTCACTACAGATACTACTGCCGCTTTGAGGGCCGCCGAAATAAATGCTGAAGTTGTTATGAAGGCGACAAAAGTTGACGGGGTTTATGATCGTGATCCTAATAAATTCAAAGAAGCAAAAAAGTATTCTTCTCTAACTTACCAACAGGTTCTTAGTGATGAAATCGCTGTGATGGACAGTACTGCTATTGCTCTATGCAAAGATAATAATATTCCAATTATGGTTTTTGATATTTTTAAAAAAGGTAATATCTCCAGAGCTGTTGCCGGAGAGTCTATAGGCTCTTTAATAAGTTAA
- a CDS encoding NAD(P)/FAD-dependent oxidoreductase: MKEFDIIIIGGGLSGSSTALNLSKKGYSVLIIEKEASGNIKPCAGGMASSMKKYLPLDIDESIESKIRNVEFRWESSDNVVADLSGESPFWIIRREKLDRLLLDEAIKYGGEILRPVQVEKITQQNKTWIIKCNNKVTYKSKFLVIADGSQSRWAGYFNLGPRKPKFANTIALRLKGLGNIPKDSVRFEFGFVKYGFAWAFPLKDSVNIGLGTFINNKLLENKDLNNKVIKSFGFEDLSFKVVHKKLRIWNGLNKLNGDRVIAVGDAASLCDPFLAEGIRPSLMSSYFAAESIDECLSSNNNDLNNYSTNINNEWGKSMAWGKRIAQIFYRFPRTGYQLGVKRKTAPQRIAQILSGQMNYEDIAMRVIKRLLTKSKD, encoded by the coding sequence TTGAAGGAATTCGACATTATAATTATTGGAGGAGGCCTCTCAGGATCTTCTACAGCACTTAACTTATCAAAAAAAGGCTATTCAGTCTTAATTATAGAGAAGGAGGCATCAGGAAATATAAAGCCCTGCGCAGGAGGGATGGCATCCTCAATGAAAAAATATCTCCCATTAGATATAGATGAATCAATAGAATCTAAAATCAGGAATGTTGAATTCAGATGGGAGTCATCTGATAATGTTGTTGCCGACCTTAGTGGTGAATCACCTTTTTGGATAATTAGAAGAGAAAAATTAGATAGATTATTACTTGATGAAGCTATAAAATATGGCGGTGAGATACTAAGACCAGTACAGGTCGAAAAAATAACGCAGCAAAATAAGACTTGGATAATAAAATGCAACAATAAAGTTACATATAAATCTAAATTTCTTGTTATTGCCGACGGTTCACAATCTAGATGGGCTGGATATTTCAACTTAGGTCCAAGAAAGCCAAAATTTGCCAATACTATCGCCTTGAGGTTAAAAGGATTAGGGAATATTCCTAAAGATTCAGTTAGATTTGAGTTTGGATTTGTTAAGTATGGATTTGCTTGGGCATTCCCATTAAAAGACAGTGTCAATATTGGCTTAGGCACTTTTATAAATAATAAACTTCTAGAAAATAAAGACCTTAATAATAAAGTAATAAAAAGTTTCGGATTTGAAGATTTATCTTTTAAGGTGGTTCATAAAAAACTAAGAATTTGGAATGGTCTAAACAAGCTCAATGGAGATAGAGTAATTGCGGTGGGGGATGCAGCCTCACTTTGCGATCCTTTTTTGGCCGAAGGTATTAGACCTTCACTAATGAGTAGTTATTTTGCCGCAGAAAGTATTGACGAGTGTTTGTCCAGTAATAATAATGATTTAAATAATTATTCAACAAACATTAATAATGAATGGGGAAAATCCATGGCATGGGGAAAGAGAATTGCTCAAATCTTTTATAGATTCCCAAGAACTGGCTATCAATTAGGTGTCAAAAGGAAAACAGCCCCTCAACGTATTGCTCAAATATTATCTGGTCAAATGAATTATGAAGACATCGCGATGAGAGTTATCAAGAGACTTCTAACCAAAAGCAAAGATTAA
- the ilvB gene encoding biosynthetic-type acetolactate synthase large subunit: MTLTSTSLSKDDSEKNYPIWITGAEALMDSLKVHDVKVIFGYPGGAILPIYDAVHKAENDGWLKHYMVRHEQGGSHAADGYARSTGEVGVCFGTSGPGATNLVTGIATAQMDSVPLVVVTGQVPRPAIGTDAFQETDIFGITLPIVKHSWVVRDPSDIAKVVSEAFFIASSGRPGPVLIDIPKDVGQEFFNYERILPGKIIPKGFKRNGEINDADINQAIELIQESSRPLLYVGGGAISSGAHEEVETLANNYQIPVTTTLMGKGVFDERDDLSVGMLGMHGTAYANFAVTECDLLIAVGARFDDRVTGKLDTFAPSAKVIHIDIDPAEVNKNRRVDVAIVSDVAKALSKINEKYFNNKTSCNTKNWLEKINFWKNKHPLFVPPEEGEIYPQEVLLKVRDFAPEAFITTDVGQHQMWAAQYLRNAPRRWISSAGLGTMGFGLPAAMGVKAALPNEEVICIAGDASVLMNIQELGTLSQYGLNIKLVIINNRWQGMVRQWQESFYEERYSSSDMSCGEPDFVKLAESFGVKGFLISERKQLLNEFKSALDFDGPALINVRVRRGENCYPMVPPGKSNAQMVGYVNSES, from the coding sequence GTGACGCTTACTTCGACATCTTTATCAAAAGATGATTCAGAAAAAAATTACCCCATATGGATTACAGGTGCTGAAGCACTAATGGATTCACTAAAAGTTCATGATGTAAAAGTGATATTTGGATATCCAGGCGGCGCCATACTTCCTATTTATGATGCAGTACATAAAGCAGAAAATGATGGATGGTTAAAACATTACATGGTAAGACATGAGCAGGGAGGATCCCATGCTGCAGATGGATATGCCAGGTCAACAGGTGAGGTAGGGGTTTGTTTTGGTACTTCGGGTCCAGGGGCTACGAATTTAGTAACTGGTATTGCTACAGCTCAAATGGATTCAGTTCCATTGGTAGTAGTTACTGGCCAAGTTCCAAGACCTGCTATAGGAACAGATGCTTTTCAAGAGACTGATATATTTGGAATTACACTCCCTATTGTTAAACATTCATGGGTTGTAAGAGATCCGTCTGATATAGCAAAAGTAGTTTCAGAGGCGTTTTTTATTGCTTCTTCTGGAAGACCTGGCCCAGTTTTAATTGATATACCAAAAGATGTGGGTCAAGAATTCTTTAATTATGAAAGAATTTTACCTGGTAAGATTATTCCTAAGGGCTTTAAAAGGAATGGAGAAATTAACGACGCTGATATCAACCAGGCTATTGAATTGATTCAAGAATCTTCAAGACCTCTGTTATACGTAGGAGGTGGAGCAATATCTTCAGGTGCTCATGAGGAAGTGGAAACCTTAGCTAATAATTATCAAATTCCAGTGACTACTACGTTAATGGGAAAAGGGGTCTTTGACGAAAGGGATGACTTATCAGTCGGAATGTTGGGAATGCATGGAACCGCATATGCAAACTTTGCAGTCACGGAATGCGATCTTTTGATTGCTGTAGGTGCGAGATTTGATGATAGGGTTACGGGGAAATTAGATACATTCGCCCCATCTGCAAAGGTTATTCATATTGATATCGATCCTGCAGAAGTTAATAAAAATAGACGTGTTGATGTTGCTATTGTTTCGGATGTAGCTAAAGCTCTTTCCAAAATTAATGAAAAATATTTTAATAATAAAACCTCCTGCAATACAAAAAATTGGCTAGAAAAAATTAATTTTTGGAAAAATAAGCATCCTTTATTTGTTCCTCCAGAAGAAGGTGAAATTTATCCTCAAGAAGTTCTTTTGAAAGTAAGGGATTTTGCTCCTGAAGCCTTCATCACAACTGATGTAGGTCAACATCAAATGTGGGCTGCTCAGTATCTAAGAAATGCTCCGAGAAGATGGATAAGTAGTGCTGGTTTAGGAACGATGGGCTTTGGATTGCCTGCAGCAATGGGAGTAAAGGCTGCTCTGCCTAACGAAGAGGTTATCTGCATAGCTGGAGATGCAAGTGTTTTGATGAATATACAAGAATTGGGTACTTTATCTCAATATGGTTTAAATATTAAATTAGTGATCATAAATAATCGCTGGCAGGGGATGGTAAGACAGTGGCAAGAAAGCTTTTATGAAGAAAGGTACTCCTCCTCTGATATGAGTTGTGGAGAACCTGATTTCGTTAAACTCGCGGAATCGTTTGGAGTAAAAGGTTTCTTAATTTCAGAGAGGAAACAATTATTAAATGAGTTTAAATCTGCTTTAGATTTTGATGGGCCAGCCTTAATAAATGTACGAGTGAGGAGAGGTGAAAATTGCTATCCAATGGTTCCTCCAGGTAAAAGTAATGCTCAAATGGTGGGTTACGTGAACAGTGAAAGCTGA
- a CDS encoding Tab2 family RNA-binding protein, producing MTINEKIISDKELKISDWELDFYSRPIIETNGKKRWELIISSSKSFKTEKIFLWNKVCPANEVNSIWLTKALNEALNDAEIEGWAKPLKIRFWRASMKSIIKKSIENIGIEALVSRRTYELFDRIEFLEREIYPLEQGYVRGVLAPTFTSNILNDPKPLPEAVRGDALTISEISIEELKLAKNWPIEFGDIFPIQSSIKNDNLVPGLRLFSKDRSLALAAWFSSLEPVKLLIKQNQLILEASEDDKWLVTDLQEKDAKVLNDKFTQSKKDSYGYQFISIQATPFIEKFAGFWILKDVELIS from the coding sequence ATGACCATCAATGAAAAAATAATTTCGGATAAAGAACTTAAAATATCAGATTGGGAGTTGGACTTTTATTCGAGGCCAATTATCGAAACAAATGGTAAAAAAAGATGGGAATTAATTATTTCATCTTCAAAAAGCTTTAAAACAGAGAAAATATTTTTGTGGAATAAAGTATGTCCAGCAAACGAAGTTAATTCAATATGGCTTACAAAAGCTTTAAATGAAGCTCTAAATGATGCAGAAATAGAAGGTTGGGCAAAGCCATTAAAAATAAGATTTTGGAGAGCATCAATGAAATCAATAATTAAAAAATCTATTGAAAATATAGGAATTGAGGCTCTTGTTAGCAGAAGGACTTATGAATTATTTGACAGGATAGAATTTCTCGAACGAGAGATATATCCTTTAGAGCAAGGATATGTAAGAGGAGTATTAGCTCCAACCTTTACATCTAATATTCTTAATGATCCTAAACCTTTGCCTGAGGCTGTGAGAGGTGATGCATTAACAATCTCGGAAATATCTATAGAGGAATTAAAATTAGCTAAAAATTGGCCTATTGAATTTGGAGATATTTTCCCAATCCAGAGTTCAATAAAAAATGACAACTTAGTACCTGGCCTTAGACTTTTTAGTAAAGACAGATCACTTGCTCTTGCTGCTTGGTTTAGTAGTTTAGAGCCTGTCAAGCTGCTAATAAAACAGAACCAACTTATACTTGAAGCCTCAGAAGATGATAAATGGTTAGTAACAGATTTACAAGAAAAAGATGCTAAGGTATTAAATGATAAATTCACTCAATCTAAAAAAGATTCTTATGGTTATCAGTTTATATCCATACAAGCAACTCCATTTATTGAAAAATTCGCTGGTTTTTGGATTTTAAAAGATGTTGAACTAATTTCATAA
- the hemH gene encoding ferrochelatase gives MEKVGVLLMNLGGPERITDVGPFLYNLFSDPEIIRLPVPAFQKPLAWLISTLRSTTSQQAYLSIGGGSPIRRITEQQARELQSKLRDKGLNVTTYIAMRYWHPFTESAIADMKADGVDQIVVLPLYPHFSISTSGSSFRELKKLRDSDSEFQKIPMRCVRSWFSQSGYLKSMVELISEQISLCESPDSAHIFFTAHGVPKSYVEEAGDPYKEQIEDCSLLIIDELEKYLGHTNPYTLSYQSRVGPVEWLKPYTEEVLTDLGKAKVNDLIVVPISFVGEHIETLQEIDIEYKEIAEKAGIVNFRRVKALNTHPTFIDGLSELVVSCLEGPIINIEKASELPEKVKLYPQEKWQWGWNNSSEVWNGRVAMIVFLILFIELISGSGPLHKLGIL, from the coding sequence ATGGAAAAAGTAGGCGTCTTATTAATGAATCTTGGCGGCCCTGAAAGGATTACAGATGTGGGTCCATTTTTATACAATTTATTTTCTGATCCCGAAATAATAAGGCTTCCCGTCCCAGCATTTCAGAAACCTTTAGCATGGTTAATAAGTACACTTAGAAGTACTACTTCACAACAGGCTTACCTTTCAATAGGTGGTGGATCTCCTATAAGAAGGATTACGGAACAACAAGCTAGAGAATTACAAAGCAAATTAAGAGATAAAGGTTTAAATGTAACAACTTATATAGCTATGAGATACTGGCATCCTTTCACAGAATCAGCCATCGCTGATATGAAAGCAGATGGGGTAGATCAAATTGTCGTATTGCCTCTGTACCCACACTTTTCTATAAGTACAAGTGGTTCGAGCTTTAGAGAATTAAAAAAATTAAGAGACTCTGATTCTGAGTTTCAAAAAATACCAATGAGATGTGTAAGGAGTTGGTTTAGTCAATCAGGTTACTTAAAATCCATGGTTGAGCTCATTTCGGAACAAATTTCACTATGTGAATCGCCTGATAGTGCACATATCTTTTTTACAGCTCATGGGGTTCCGAAAAGTTATGTAGAGGAAGCAGGAGATCCATATAAAGAACAAATAGAAGATTGTTCACTACTAATTATTGATGAACTTGAAAAATATTTAGGTCATACCAATCCCTACACTCTGTCTTATCAAAGTAGGGTAGGTCCAGTTGAATGGTTAAAACCCTACACAGAAGAAGTTTTGACAGATCTAGGCAAAGCTAAAGTAAATGACTTAATTGTAGTTCCTATAAGTTTCGTAGGAGAACATATTGAAACTTTACAGGAAATTGATATTGAATATAAAGAAATTGCTGAGAAAGCAGGCATTGTTAATTTTAGAAGGGTAAAAGCATTAAATACACACCCTACATTTATTGACGGTTTAAGTGAACTAGTTGTTTCTTGCCTAGAAGGACCGATAATTAATATAGAGAAAGCTTCTGAATTGCCTGAGAAAGTTAAATTATACCCTCAGGAAAAATGGCAATGGGGTTGGAATAATAGTTCAGAAGTTTGGAACGGTAGGGTTGCTATGATCGTCTTCCTTATACTTTTTATTGAACTTATCTCAGGTTCTGGGCCTCTTCATAAATTAGGGATTTTATAA
- the pgeF gene encoding peptidoglycan editing factor PgeF: MSFSQKYFQENEFAIKDKKLIYYLSPTLLENNFKHGFFTKTSSEINLSLLSNRLKLNNKNCVLNQIHSNQIVVGSKTLEKERVEADGIVSDKQNQNLWIYTADCMPILFADKKKRLVAAIHCGRKGLENKIIKKLIKIFYDKGCSKEDMLVAIGPSISKKNYLIDNKTLQNFHKKAASKESISFSDSMEISLKSKESVNLQKNDLIPLNLKKYAHIELLKENISNTNIDISNLCTYESNHNFHSWRRTKTFLRQWNFISS; this comes from the coding sequence ATGTCTTTTAGCCAAAAATATTTTCAAGAAAATGAGTTTGCGATAAAAGACAAAAAATTAATATATTATTTATCTCCTACTCTTCTTGAAAATAACTTTAAACATGGTTTTTTTACCAAAACGAGTTCTGAAATCAATCTTTCACTTTTATCAAATCGTCTTAAGTTAAACAATAAGAATTGCGTTTTAAATCAAATACACAGCAATCAAATAGTTGTTGGATCAAAGACTCTTGAGAAGGAAAGAGTAGAGGCTGATGGAATAGTTTCTGATAAACAAAATCAAAATTTATGGATATACACCGCAGATTGTATGCCTATTTTATTTGCTGACAAGAAGAAAAGACTTGTTGCTGCAATACATTGCGGAAGAAAGGGGTTAGAAAACAAAATAATAAAAAAACTCATCAAAATCTTTTATGATAAAGGATGTTCAAAAGAAGATATGCTTGTCGCAATAGGTCCATCAATATCAAAAAAAAATTATCTAATAGATAATAAAACTCTTCAAAATTTTCATAAAAAAGCTGCGTCTAAAGAATCAATTTCATTTTCAGATTCTATGGAGATATCACTAAAATCAAAAGAGTCAGTAAATTTACAAAAAAACGATTTAATTCCTTTAAATCTTAAAAAGTATGCTCATATTGAACTTTTAAAAGAAAATATATCCAATACAAATATTGATATCTCTAACTTATGTACATATGAATCAAATCATAACTTTCATTCTTGGAGAAGAACTAAAACATTTTTACGGCAATGGAATTTTATAAGTTCTTAG
- the tal gene encoding transaldolase, producing the protein MKSILEQLSSITVVVADTGDLDAIKKFQPRDATTNPSLILAAAKNPDYIKLIDQALESSRKSLPAGFSESELIKETIDQVSVFFGKEILNLISGRVSTEVDARLSFDTEATVTKARKLINHYKSFGINKERILIKIASTWEGIKAAEILEKEGIKCNLTLLFNFCQAVACANAKITLISPFVGRILDWHKAKTGKDNFAGCEDPGVISVTKIYNYFKEKGFKTEVMGASFRNIDEIKELAGCDLLTIAPKFLDELNREEGELIKKLDEDTQSQSSIDYKFDEKDFRLSMLEDQMASEKLSEGITGFSKAIEELEELLLKRLSEINNQKLISTT; encoded by the coding sequence ATTTAGATGCGATTAAAAAGTTTCAACCTAGAGATGCCACCACTAATCCATCACTAATATTGGCTGCGGCTAAGAATCCTGATTACATAAAATTAATCGATCAAGCTTTGGAAAGCTCAAGAAAATCCCTACCTGCTGGCTTTTCTGAAAGTGAATTAATTAAAGAGACTATAGATCAGGTTTCAGTATTTTTTGGCAAGGAGATTCTTAATCTTATTTCTGGAAGAGTATCTACAGAAGTTGATGCAAGACTAAGTTTTGATACTGAAGCAACAGTTACAAAAGCGAGAAAGTTAATAAATCACTATAAAAGTTTTGGAATAAATAAAGAAAGAATATTGATTAAGATCGCTTCAACTTGGGAAGGAATTAAGGCAGCTGAAATTTTAGAAAAAGAAGGTATTAAATGCAATTTAACTTTACTTTTTAACTTCTGCCAAGCTGTAGCCTGTGCTAATGCAAAAATAACCTTAATCTCGCCTTTCGTAGGGCGAATATTGGATTGGCATAAAGCAAAAACTGGCAAAGATAACTTTGCAGGGTGTGAAGATCCAGGTGTTATATCAGTAACCAAAATCTACAATTATTTTAAAGAAAAAGGATTTAAAACTGAAGTCATGGGTGCAAGCTTTAGAAATATAGATGAAATAAAAGAATTAGCAGGATGTGACCTTCTAACTATTGCTCCAAAATTTTTAGACGAACTTAATAGAGAGGAAGGGGAATTAATTAAAAAATTAGATGAAGATACTCAATCCCAAAGTTCTATTGATTATAAATTTGATGAGAAGGACTTTAGATTAAGTATGTTAGAGGATCAAATGGCAAGTGAAAAGCTTAGTGAAGGAATAACAGGCTTCAGCAAAGCAATAGAAGAATTAGAAGAGTTGTTATTAAAAAGACTTTCAGAAATTAATAATCAAAAATTAATTTCGACAACTTAG
- the frr gene encoding ribosome recycling factor: MKEQEIQSSMNKSVEATQRNFNTIRTGRANASLLDRISVEYYGAETPIKSLASISTIDSQTISIQPFDISSLQTIEKAISVSDLGITPNNDGKVIRINVPPLTEERRKEFCKLASKYAEEGKVALRNIRRDAVDKEKKDEKEGLISKDVSRDNQLEIQKFTDKYISLIETKLSEKEKEILKV; this comes from the coding sequence ATGAAAGAACAAGAAATTCAATCTAGTATGAACAAAAGTGTTGAAGCCACTCAAAGAAACTTTAATACCATTAGGACGGGGAGGGCTAACGCATCATTATTAGACAGAATAAGTGTTGAATATTATGGAGCAGAAACCCCCATCAAATCACTTGCCTCAATATCAACTATCGATTCACAAACAATTTCAATACAACCATTTGATATTTCTTCACTACAAACTATTGAAAAAGCAATCTCAGTTAGTGATTTAGGTATCACCCCCAACAATGATGGGAAGGTGATAAGAATAAATGTCCCACCATTAACTGAAGAAAGAAGAAAAGAGTTTTGCAAGTTAGCTTCTAAATATGCAGAGGAAGGTAAAGTAGCGCTAAGAAATATTAGAAGAGATGCTGTTGACAAAGAGAAAAAAGATGAGAAAGAAGGTTTAATATCAAAAGATGTATCAAGAGATAATCAATTAGAGATACAAAAATTTACTGACAAATATATTTCTTTAATAGAAACTAAATTATCTGAAAAGGAGAAAGAAATTCTAAAAGTTTGA